The following coding sequences lie in one Xiphophorus maculatus strain JP 163 A chromosome 4, X_maculatus-5.0-male, whole genome shotgun sequence genomic window:
- the mrps11 gene encoding 28S ribosomal protein S11, mitochondrial isoform X2 yields the protein MFNFRCVFNSASTLCRQLITPLNVNGTASHHFPPMPGQDSPLRWAGKKFEELPIIHIKATYNNTHIQLTDSTGQSLVRTSCGTEGFKNSKKSTPIAAQTAGISAAAKATVKGVTFVRVVVKGLGPGRLSAIKGLTMGGLQVISITDNTPVPHNGCRPRKARRI from the exons ATGTTTAATTTTAGGTGTGTGTTTAATTCAGCGAGCACTTTATGCCGACAGCTAATCACCCCGCTGAATGTCAACGGGACCGCCTCACA cCATTTCCCCCCTATGCCTGGTCAAGACAGTCCACTGAGATGGGCTGGGAAGAAGTTTGAAGAGTTACCAATTATTCACATAAAAGCAACATACAACAA CACACACATCCAGCTTACAGACAGCACAGGACAGTCTTTGGTCCGGACGTCCTGTGGCACAGAAGGCTTCAAGAACAGCAAGAAGTCGACGCCCATCGCCGCGCAGACCGCAGGCATCTCTGCTGCAGCG AAAGCCACAGTAAAAGGAGTTACGTTTGTTCGTGTTGTGGTCAAAGGTCTTGGTCCTGGACGTCTG TCTGCAATCAAAGGCCTGACGATGGGAGGCCTGCAGGTGATATCGATCACGGACAACACGCCTGTGCCACACAACGGATGCCGCCCACGTAAAGCCAGAAGGATCTGA
- the pdpr gene encoding pyruvate dehydrogenase phosphatase regulatory subunit, mitochondrial, with protein MCSCVRSSRAMAPGLLPRLLLPQMGFRLAGRGLWTSPQCLAVSGDSQLPPVPGQARVVICGGGIVGTSVAYHLAKLGWTDIVLLEQGRLGAGTTRLCAGILSMAKPISIESQMANYSSSLYQQLEEETGVKTGYVKTGSLCLAQNQDRFISLKRLATRLKVLGINCNIIKPKEIAKLHPLVNIHDLVGALHLPDDAVVSSPDVNHALAVAAARQGVQILDRTAVQQVVVEKGHVMAVETDRGSIECEYFVNCAGQWAYELGQASEVKVSVPLHGCEHFYLLTKPLQEPLAPNTPVIIDMDGRMYARPWQGGLLSGGFEKNPKPIFTEGRNQLEIQNMQEDWDHFEPMLSALLRRMPHIETAEIHQLVNCPESFTPDMRCLMGETPGVSGYYVLAGMNSSGLAFAGGAGKYLAEWMTYGYPSANVWPLDIKRFGNLQSSRTFLRHRVMEVMPLLYELKVPRWDFQTGRQLRTSPLYDRLDTQGARWMEKHGFERPKYFVPPGKDLLSLDQSKTFYKPDWFDIVGAEVKCCKEAVCVIDMSSFTKFELTSTGDQALELLQYLCANDLDVPVGHIVHTGMLNERGGYENDCSVVRLSKNSFFIISPTDQQVHCWSWIKKHMPNDPHLHLEDVSWKYTALNLIGPRAMDVLAELSYVSMTPEHFPSMFCKEMSVGYANGIRVMSMTHTGEPGFMLYIPIEYALHVYNEVMSVGQKYGIRNSGYYALRSLRIEKFFAFWGQDLDTFTTPLECGREFRVKFDKDTNFLGREALLQQRQEGVFRRFVMLVLEDHDTELDLWPWWGEPVYRSGQLAGTTTSSAYSYTLERHVCLGFVSPPPGPEGLPTPITPDFINRGDYEVNIAGQRYPAKAKLYPFSSLFTQQKRRKEDMELSNLQGK; from the exons ATGTGCAGCTGTGTGCGGAGCTCCAGGGCCATGGCCCCTGGGCTGCTCCCCAGGCTGCTGCTCCCTCAGATGGGCTTCAGGCTGGCGGGCAGGGGGCTCTGGACCTCCCCGCAGTGTCTGGCTGTCAGCGGGGACTCCCAGCTCCCTCCTGTACCAGGCCAGGCCCGGGTGGTCATCTGTGGAGGCGGGATTGTTGGAACATCAGTGGCCTACCACCTGGCCAAACTGGGCTGGACGGACATCGTTCTGCTTGAGCAGGGCAG GCTTGGTGCAGGAACAACCAGACTCTGTGCTGGCATTCTCAGCATGGCTAAACCGATCTCCATCGAGTCTCAGATGGCCAACTACTCCAGCAGCCTTTaccagcagctggaggaggagactGGTGTTAAAACAG GTTATGTGAAGACCGGTTCTTTATGTCTGGCACAAAATCAGGATCGCTTCATTTCACTTAAGCGCCTGGCAACGAGACTCAA AGTGTTGGGGATCAACTGTAACATTATTAAACCCAAAGAGATTGCCAAACTCCACCCCCTAGTCAACATTCATGACCTGGTGGGGGCGCTGCATCTCCCCGATGACGCTGTGGTGTCCTCACCCGACGTTAACCACGCGCTGGCCGTGGCTGCCGCCCGACAAG GGGTCCAGATTCTGGACCGGACCGCTGTTCAGCAGGTGGTGGTGGAGAAAGGCCACGTTATGGCTGTGGAGACTGATCGCGGCTCCAttgagtgtgaatactttgtcAACTGTGCCGGTCAG TGGGCTTACGAGCTGGGCCAGGCTAGTGAAGTGAAAGTGTCGGTTCCGCTCCATGGCTGTGAACACTTCTACCTCCTCACCAAACCTCTCCAGGAGCCACTGGCGCCCAACACTCCAG ttaTAATTGATATGGATGGTAGGATGTACGCGAGGCCGTGGCAGGGAGGCCTTTTGTCCGGTGGCTTCGAGAAGAACCCCAAACCAATCTTCACTGAGGGCCGCAACCAGCTGGAGATCCAGAACATGCAGGAGGATTGGGATCACTTCG AGCCGATGCTCAGCGCCCTGCTGAGAAGAATGCCGCACATCGAAACAGCCGAGATCCACCAGCTGGTCAACTGTCCAGAGTCCTTCACGCCCGACATGCGCTGCCTGATGGGGGAGACGCCGGGTGTGTCTGGCTACTACGTGCTGGCAGGGATGAACTCCTCGGGTCTGGCCTTCGCCGGAGGAGCCGGGAA GTACCTGGCAGAGTGGATGACCTACGGCTACCCCTCCGCCAACGTCTGGCCTCTGGACATCAAACGCTTCGGCAACCTGCAGAGCAGCCGAACCTTCTTGAGACACCGAGTCATGGAAGTCATGC CCCTGCTGTATGAGCTGAAGGTTCCTCGGTGGGACTTTCAGACCGGCCGGCAGCTCAGGACCAGTCCCCTGTACGACCGCCTGGACACCCAGGGGGCTCGCTGGATGGAAAAACATGGCTTCGAGAGGCCCAAATACTTTGTTCCTCCTGGGAAAG atCTGCTGTCCCTGGATCAGAGTAAGACCTTCTACAAGCCTGACTGGTTTGATATTGTCGGAGCAGAAGTGAAGTGCTGCAAAGAGGCCGTCTGTGTCATCGACATGTCCTCCTTCACCAAGTTTGAGCTGACT TCAACAGGCGACCAGGCTTTGGAGCTGCTGCAGTATCTGTGCGCCAACGACCTGGACGTTCCCGTAGGACACATCGTCCACACCGGCATGCTGAACGAGAGGGGCGGCTACGAGAACGACTGCAGCGTGGTCCGCCTCAGCAAGAACAG TTTCTTCATCATCTCTCCGACGGACCAGCAGGTCCACTGTTGGTCTTGGATAAAGAAGCACATGCCCAACGACCCACACCTCCACCTAGAGGATGTGAGCTGGAAGTACACAG ctctGAATTTGATTGGTCCGCGAGCAATGGACGTTCTGGCTGAGCTGTCGTATGTCTCCATGACGCCCGAGCACTTCCCCTCCATGTTCTGCAAG GAGATGAGTGTGGGCTACGCCAATGGGATCAGAGTGATGAGCATGACTCATACCGGAGAACCAGGTTTCATGCTCTACATCCCCATAGAG TACGCGCTGCATGTGTACAACGAGGTCATGTCAGTGGGGCAGAAGTACGGCATCCGTAACTCCGGGTACTACGCGCTGAGGAGCCTTCGCATCGAGAAGTTCTTCGCCTTCTGGGGTCAGGACCTCGACACGTTCACCACGCCGCTGGAGTGCGGACGGGAGTTCAGGGTCAAGTTCGACAAG GACACCAACTTCCTGGGCCGTGAGGCGTTGCTGCAGCAGCGCCAGGAAGGCGTGTTCCGCCGCTTCGTCATGCTCGTCCTGGAGGACCACGACACGGAGCTGGACCTGTGGCCGTGGTGGGGCGAGCCCGTCTACCGCAGTGGCCAGCTGGCCGGGACCACCACCAGCAGTGCCTACAGCTACACCCTGGAGCGCCACGTCTGCCTGGGCTTCGTGTCCCCGCCGCCGGGCCCCGAGGGCCTCCCCACGCCCATCACCCCCGACTTCATCAACCGCGGCGACTACGAGGTGAACATCGCCGGACAGCGCTACCCGGCCAAGGCCAAGCTGTACCCCTTCAGCTCCCTCTTCACCCAGCAGAAGCGGCGCAAGGAGGACATGGAGCTCAGCAACCTCCAGGGGAAGTGA
- the mrps11 gene encoding 28S ribosomal protein S11, mitochondrial isoform X1: MFNFRCVFNSASTLCRQLITPLNVNGTASQCGVRRLPQQRPLFLGAVRHQEAEASTGKDFSHFPPMPGQDSPLRWAGKKFEELPIIHIKATYNNTHIQLTDSTGQSLVRTSCGTEGFKNSKKSTPIAAQTAGISAAAKATVKGVTFVRVVVKGLGPGRLSAIKGLTMGGLQVISITDNTPVPHNGCRPRKARRI, from the exons ATGTTTAATTTTAGGTGTGTGTTTAATTCAGCGAGCACTTTATGCCGACAGCTAATCACCCCGCTGAATGTCAACGGGACCGCCTCACA gtGTGGAGTCAGAAGGCTGCCGCAGCAGAGGCCGTTGTTCCTCGGCGCTGTGAGACACCAGGAGGCGGAAGCTAGCACGGGGAAAGACTTCAG cCATTTCCCCCCTATGCCTGGTCAAGACAGTCCACTGAGATGGGCTGGGAAGAAGTTTGAAGAGTTACCAATTATTCACATAAAAGCAACATACAACAA CACACACATCCAGCTTACAGACAGCACAGGACAGTCTTTGGTCCGGACGTCCTGTGGCACAGAAGGCTTCAAGAACAGCAAGAAGTCGACGCCCATCGCCGCGCAGACCGCAGGCATCTCTGCTGCAGCG AAAGCCACAGTAAAAGGAGTTACGTTTGTTCGTGTTGTGGTCAAAGGTCTTGGTCCTGGACGTCTG TCTGCAATCAAAGGCCTGACGATGGGAGGCCTGCAGGTGATATCGATCACGGACAACACGCCTGTGCCACACAACGGATGCCGCCCACGTAAAGCCAGAAGGATCTGA